One Helianthus annuus cultivar XRQ/B chromosome 7, HanXRQr2.0-SUNRISE, whole genome shotgun sequence genomic region harbors:
- the LOC110866392 gene encoding F-box/kelch-repeat protein At3g17530 translates to MADLPTHTIVFEILTRLPAKDVGRSKSVCKQWYALLSTQDFVKIHCSRSVVSSNQRVLLIDDLTCSVRPIISNNNDYGPSSTVTFPFHHQNNDVSILSHLNGLLCVCLNHTYELLLWNPTTTAFKRLSTPDSHGFYINNLDAIGLYVDADDDYKVLHIKRRSGVLGVYVYSREVDSWRNIPFITRQEYLSPHFNWSAGTFCGGTLYFTVCECWIGGTNVVICFYVNSEQFKEISFPPVPSNGMVQGVLVNVKNVLHMFASTGMFEMTIDLWTLQGDYWIKVLSCPPIPPISLSLWCDITHYVTNGNWFVMTKLGKLFTIEMDMKPFECFYPVSWFRGFKGAVFVQTIVSPSI, encoded by the coding sequence ATGGCTGACCTTCCTACTCATACAATCGTGTTTGAGATATTAACGAGGCTGCCAGCAAAGGATGTAGGTCGTTCTAAGAGTGTATGTAAGCAATGGTATGCGTTATTGTCAACACAAGATTTCGTAAAGATACATTGTTCTCGCTCAGTAGTTTCATCTAACCAGAGAGTTCTACTAATTGACGACCTAACGTGTTCTGTTCGTCCAATCATCTCTAATAACAATGACTATGGTCCAAGCTCAACAGTTACATTTCCATTCCATCACCAAAATAATGATGTCTCAATACTTTCACATTTGAACGGATTGTTGTGTGTTTGCTTGAATCATACATACGAGCTGcttctttggaatccaacaacTACTGCTTTCAAGCGTTTGTCAACCCCTGATTCTCATGGATTCTATATAAATAACCTTGATGCCATTGGTTTGTACGTTGACGCTGACGATGATTACAAGGTCTTGCATATAAAGCGTAGGAGTGGTGTACTTGGTGTCTATGTTTATTCTAGGGAAGTAGATTCTTGGAGAAATATTCCTTTCATAACAAGACAAGAGTACCTAAGCCCTCATTTCAATTGGTCAGCTGGCACATTTTGTGGTGGTACTCTATATTTCACTGTTTGCGAATGTTGGATTGGAGGTACGAATGTGGTGATTTGTTTTTATGTTAATTCGGAGCAGTTCAAGGAGATAAGCTTTCCACCCGTTCCTTCTAATGGAATGGTTCAAGGTGTTTTAGTTAATGTAAAAAATGTGCTTCACATGTTTGCTAGCACTGGCATGTTTGAGATGACAATTGACCTATGGACACTACAAGGGGATTACTGGATTAAGGTCTTATCATGTCCTCCGATCCCCCCGATATCATTGTCATTGTGGTGCGATATAACACATTATGTGACAAATGGTAATTGGTTTGTGATGACTAAATTAGGGAAGTTGTTTACAATTGAAATGGATATGAAGCCCTTCGAATGTTTTTATCCCGTTTCTTGGTTTCGAGGTTTTAAGGGTGCGGTGTTTGTGCAGACCATTGTTTCACCAAGTATTTAG
- the LOC110867683 gene encoding uncharacterized protein LOC110867683, whose amino-acid sequence MGGFFSLNHFQIENLNYLECPKYQNYVLVWSEKKIVINEYTKLSSLMLTIPRGASLYPLVPSIIELKHDRRPQMDIVDVVGRIIEGKRDRCCFELSLQDKTGHTIQLFLSALKPSDVIRSIRAVQQRSIIYVSRLKLVHLPDSMLCFTHEHSNN is encoded by the exons ATGGGTGGTTTTTTTTCGTTGAATCATTTCCAAATTGAGAATCTCAACTATCTTGAGTGCCCAAAGTACCAGAATTACGTGTTAGTTTGGTCCGAGAAGAAAATTGTCATCAACGAATATACAAAGCTTTCTTCACTTATGCTTACGATTCCAAGGGGTGCTTCTTTATATCCATTGGTCCCTTCCATTATAGAATTGAAGCATGACAGGAGACCTCAAATGGATATTGTTG ATGTGGTTGGGAGAATAATAGAAGGCAAACGTGATCGATGTTGTTTTGAACTTTCTCTTCAAGATAAGAC TGGTCACACAATACAATTGTTTTTGTCTGCCCTGAAGCCTTCCGATGTTATACGTTCCATTCGAGCCGTGCAACAAAGGTCCATCATATATGTATCACGTCTCAAGTTGGTTCATCTACCAGATAGTATGTTATGCTTTACACATGAACATTCTAATAATTAG